Below is a window of Musa acuminata AAA Group cultivar baxijiao chromosome BXJ3-11, Cavendish_Baxijiao_AAA, whole genome shotgun sequence DNA.
TTCGGGTGGGATTGAGGGGATAATGGTCGGATTGGGAGCGCGGAGGCGCGATTGCATGGGTGAAGAATGCCAGAGCTGCGGAGCGGGGTGCGTCGACGGGGTCGTTCTCCACCAACGCCGGCACCGCCGGCGGTAGATCGCCCCTTGCGGAACACGAGGGCgcgtgccgccgccgccgccgccgccgccaagaAGCCGGAGCCTGCAGGGGTTGCGGCCGGGGGTAGCCGGCGGGTGAGGACCAGGGCCGCGGCTCCGCGGCCGGCCTCGGCAAAGGGGAGGCAGAGGGTGAGATCGGCCAAGGGGAGGCAGATTTTggtcgaggaggaggaagggagagAGTCGGATCGATTGAAGGACGTGGTGTTGGTGGAGGAAGAGAAACGAGGAAAGGGTCTTGTAAGTCAAGCGGAGGAAGCAAGAGGGAAGGAGATGATGGGTGATGAAAGCGGCGGATTGAGCGCTAATAGGGCCGCGAgacaggaggaggaggggaacACTAATCCCTTTCCCGAAAAGGTATTCTCTTGTCTGTTCATATACCTTTGCTTGCAATTGTTAGAGGAAGTTTTATTCTTTGCAGATCATGTTCTTATATGTAGCTGGATCTGAATTATACGTCATTAGTGCTAATTGTTATCTTTTTTTTAACTCAgttatattttctcttttcttttgtttttaattatttatgcAACGACAAATGGAGCTTTTCTTCTTGCTTCAGAGATTTTGTCGTCATACTTGGCAAATTATCAAGTCTCATGAACTTTGCAGTGCTCTGTGAATCGTATATGCTAAAGCATCCTACTTTGTACTATTTGCATACTTTCATCTTCCAACTGGTCAGCACACCACTAGTTGATCTCTGTACTGAATTTTACTTTCTGGTGGAAATTTCATGGAATTGTTATGTTTCTTTCTTAATGTGATATATCAGCAAATCTTATGTATATTGTTTTGATCTATTTTATTTAGCCTATTCTACCTATGTGATATATGGGCAAATTGTATGCATATTATCTTTATCTCCTTAGCTTTGCATTTCTACCTATTATAGAATAAAACCAAAGTAGTAAAGCTTTATTTTATCGTTGCATTTTCTACCATAAAAAATGCTACTCTTTGCAATTTACAATCTGCtacattataattatttttttctctggCCATATTAGTTGTTATTATTTAAGTTCTTGTTCTGAGGACCTGATGCATAATTTAGGCACGTAGCAGGCTTaccataattagatttttttttttttttttggcaaaaacTTTTCCTAAGTTCTTCCTCTTTGATTAGTTCTTTGTCTTCTGAGTTTAAGCATTGTCAGCAGTTGATTTAATTGTTTGTACCTATTActgtttccttctttttctctGACTCTCTACTATGGCATCATTGCTTCACTTATTAgttcatcatgtgatgattgtatGTATTGCATCTACACTACTCGTGATATTATGGCTTATTGCTGTTGTTGTATATTGCACTCTCTTCTTTGTCTACATAGATTCCCTTCTTGTCCTTCCGATGCTTGTTATTACCATATTCTCTTGTTATCTTATTGACGTTATATAATCTAGAGGTCAATAAGAACTTCATTTTTTGATTTGTCAACTGGAAAACTTAAGTCTATTGAATTAATTTTGAAACCTGAACTGTAAGTGCATCTTATACAAGTTGTAAAGGACAATTTTTTCACAAATCCAAAAATTCTTCTATTTTGTTGTTCGATCTTCCTTGTACAATCTATCCTTGTGTGCATGTTATTTTAACCCTAATCCTAACATCATTGATGTCCAATAATTAAGGCATTGTCTATACAACCATCAGAGTATGTGCCTTGGTGTCATGGTAAAGTTAACTTTTCGAGATCTAGGTGACCTAACCCTTGTAGGGTTAGGCTGTGTATATTGACTCTCCAGAGATCCCGAATTTGTGGGGGTCTTGTGCAATGGGCTGCATTTCCAAACCCCACCCCAACAAACCCACCAATACAACCATTGCTTTTTGCAAGAAGGACCATCATTAGATGAGGCCAAATTGTATCTGCTTTTCATTTATTCACTGCAGGATTTCTCTCTTTTCAATCTCATCTTCTGACAATTGTCATATGGACCAATCAATTTAACGAAGGGTCTTGCTTCTGGTTGTTTGTTTATATTAATGTTGTATGTGGTATATGCAGTTCTTAAATTATGTCAATTCTTCCTGAAAGCAACATCTACCTTGTGTTTAAGCATGTCTTGTCCGTTTTTGTTTTGTTAGACATATTTGGAGCTTGTGTGGATCTCTTAAGGTTTTCTCTTGTTTTTGTTCAGTATAATTTTTCAGTGGTTACCTTAGTGTGAGAATAAAagattgatcttcattcaaaataattttaggtCCAAGTTGGTGGTTCTCCTGTATATAAGGTTGAGAGGAAGCTGGGCAAGGGTGGGTTTGGTCAGGTGTTTGTTGGTCGACGAGTCTCTGGTGGCATTGATCGAGCAATGGGTCCTAGTGCATTGGAGGTATTATTTAATCTGCACACTTTTTTGTTTATCACGAAGTTGTAGGAGCGGAGGCATTTGTAAGAGGTTTATCATGTCTGGCTATTAtctagttttctttttgaataagAGTGCTTCTGATATTACCTTTGTTAATAGGTTGCTATCAAATTCGAGCACAGGAACAGTAAAGGCTGTAATTATGGCCCTCCTTATGAATGGCAAGTTTACAGGTTCGTCTAGATATCATCTTTGAAAAAGCTTTTTTGATTCTGATGATCCTTTTATTCTGTAGTGGTAGCTCTGACTTATTGCTTTTGCTTTTATTTAGTGCTCTTGGTGGCAGTTATGGAGTGCCTAGGGTACACTATAAAGGTCGGCAAGGTGACTACTATGTGATGGTATGGTTTCTTCTTACGCACTCTTATGCATCCTTCCAATCAGATGGTTGGCTTGCAGCTACCTTTGTCACTTGCTTTATACATCTAGTCAGCATACAAACTTCCTCAGATCCTATGTTGACCTACTTGTTTCACTTACCTCTTTGTAACTTCAGGTAATGGACATGCTAGGTCCCAGCCTTTGGGATGCTTGGAATTCTTCAGGTCAAACGTGAGTATCCTGTCAAAGTTCATTTTTTAGCAAATGACATCCATAGTTGAGTATTCTTAGTTACCTATTTCTGTGGCACCTTTCAATTCATACTAGGTGTGATCTTATGCACACATGTATGTACACGACATTTAGTTAAAATAATGTTAGGTAAGACTGCTAAAGCTTCCCATAAGTATGGCCTTCAGTGGTTATGCTTTTTCTTATTTTGAAACGGGGCACTGAACCCTACTTACTATATAGGGTTATAAGGCTTCATAAGGTTATACTAGACCACAATTATGGTATAGGACCATCGAGCATATTCAAGCCTACAACTCTCAAAGGCAAATCATCTATAACATTGGAAGGGAAAATGTGCAACTTGTGCAAGAGGGACATGTTATCCCAGACCTCTTACTAGGGGAAAAATACTCATCATTCAAGACAAAAATTATGGCATTCATCATTATCTTTTGAAAGGCTGTTTTGAAATTTCTCAGGATGTCATCAGAAATGGTTGCTTGCATTGCTGTTGAGTCGAtatcaattcttgagaagatgcaTACAAAAGGGTAAGAATAAAGTCATCCACTCACCTGTATATGTTATCTTTCAAAGAGGTGTTCCTTTCACTCAGAGCTTTTCTGTGACTAACCAATTGAACAAAATTTACCAGATATGTCCATGGAGATGTAAAGCCAGAAAACTTCCTTCTTGGTCAGCCAGCAACACCTCAGGAAAAGAAGTTATTTCTTGTTGATCTTGGATTAGGTGAGTGAAGAGTTTCTTGGTAGCTGGGCAACACCTCATGCCttgcattttgttttattttatgatttcctttttctttctatgCATTTGCATTTAGATTTTTGCAGACGACTTTACTTTTGCTTTTAATTATCCTTTTATTACCTTATTTTAGATTCCTTTTGTAACCTTTTTTAGCCACAAGATGGAAAGATGCTAGCAGTGGTCATCATGTTGAGTATGACCAACGCCCAGATGTGTTCAGGTATTCTAATTTTGCACATTATACAATTTCCAATAATGAACTTGATGCCTGTTTTGGACTATTCTGGTCATCATTATTAATACCAGCAGTTTATATTCTGTAGAGGAACTGTTCGATATGCAAGTGTTCATGCACATCTAGGAAGAACTGCAAGCAGGAGAGATGATCTGGAATCTCTTGCATATACACTAATTTTTCTTCATCGAGGCAGATTACCATGGCAAGGATACCAGGTCTTTGAGTGCAAGGCACAAAATTTTCCAAATGTCTGATTGGCTATCTATGGTTATGTTGATCTTTGTTTTCTTTGTATGTCTGTGCATCACAGGGTGACAATAAGTCATTCTTAGTTTGCAAGAAAAAGATGGCAACGTCCCCAGAGATGCTATGTTGCATCTGTCCTCCACCATTTAAGCAATTTCTTGAGATTGTGGTTAACATGaaatttgatgaggaacctaactACTCTAAGCTTATTTCTTTGTTTGATGGGTTGATTGGACCAAATCCAGCAGTTAGGCCAATCAACACTGATGGTGCTCAAAAGGTCTTTGTTATACCtgtataatttgatttttttatcaaattcacgAGTTGCAAGCTAATCACGACAGATTATCTATTAGGTTGGTCAAAAACGTGGCAGATTGACTATTGATGAAGAAGACGAAAGCCAACAAAGGAAGAAGATCCGTTTAGGAGTGCCTGCCACCCAGTGGATTTCTGTATATAATGCTAGGCTTCCAATGAAACAAAGGTAGATTTTCATTGATTCTAGTTTGCTTACTGTTGTTTTCAGGCCAAGGTAAATTCAGCTCTCCACACTGTGTTGAGCTTCATGATACTGTTGTAAAGTTTGTTGTTTTATTCGTGTTGCCTCTATGATTGACAATTTGACACATGGATGTAGCCATACAAACTAATACATAGTTGGTAAACATTTTGCAATAGTTTTTCATATGCAGATAGCACATTTGATTTTCTTGTTTAGCAAGTGTTGTTCAAATGTCGATAAAATATAGTCAATCCCTATTAATCTTGGATGACCTTTAAAGTTTAGGCTGtaatttgtttttgattttctctGATGTTGTCCCATTTATGAAAATTTGATGCGGTTCACAAAGGAAAATTAAGTTATTGTGAATGGAACTGTGGATTGTTATGAAAAAGAATTAAGACCTCCAATGTAAAAACCAAGCAATTAAGAAATTGACTTACTAAAAGTAATTTTAGGAGTTACTCTCTTCTAATCAACTTGCACTTATCTATTTGACTTCATCTCATTTTTCGCTTGTTCTCTAACTTATTGATTaacctcttattagatcttagagCAATTTTGTCTTTGTGCTCTAATTGTGTTGCAAAGAAACTTTAAAGAGTCAGTTTTAGCTAAAAAAATAATGAGATTAAGGCTAGAAGTTAAAACTTTCATGTTTGAAATTTGGTTTTAGGTTGAGGACGCCAGTTTCTGTGGGTTAGATCTTAGAGGTTGACTGTAAAGATTTTGAAATAAGTATTTGTTAGGCTTCTTTAATGTTTATACTGTACTCATGTGATCTGGTTTAATTTAAGGTTATATGGGTTTGAACAGTAAAGGGTTCACCATTTAGAGAATGCTTGTTGGTTATAAAGCAATGGGTATGGATGTTATATACCAATATGGCTAGTACCAATATGTTGATTCGGTGAATCCTGATGCAGTCTATGACAGATATGACAATGACAACTATTTTAAACATATCTATATATGAAAAGCTTGAGATCTTGCTATATTGTTAggaatttttcttttttagtcAAAAATTTTGACTAGCGCTTTTCTTCATCGAGGGAGAGCAAGATGTCCAAGACACTAATCTAATGTAAAATTAAAGTTCTTTGTTGCTGGACAAACAGAAATCAAATAACCGAGAATATTTTTTGTGGCTAATGGAGCTCATATATATAGGTTGCTGATGCTAAAAACCTGATTACAATAAACAAATACTAAATTAGGATTAAATACCCTTGTAATAAGCTGTTGCCCTCATTCTACCTTCTGGCTGATCCCAGATGTGGATTCTTGAGGTACTGATAGCCCTTAGAGGTTGATGTGATTTGGGAAGGAGCCATGACCCCTTTTCCATCCAAACTAGGGGTCTGCAGTCCCTAGCATGAGGTCTCTTTAGCCCTTCCTCGAATTTCTTGATCTGAACTGGGTCCTATTGGGATTTTTGAAGCAACTCTTCTTAATGTAATTCGGGGTACTTTGGTTGACTTGATGGGGATGATGCAGTAGCCATCCATGCTTGTAGTCAGGTGGTTGAGGGTGGATGTGTAGGTCTGCTGGTCCAGGTTTGGCTTCAGGAGTGATTTGTTAAGTATATAAAATTGATGAAGAACTTCAGCCCATGACAGACAGGGGTTTCCTCGGACATTTTGGGAAAATATAGACGCATGCTGTAAGAAGCTAAAGAGTAGAAGGAAATGGAGTGTCTAGGAGGGAAAGTGAGAAGACAATGGGTTCCTCAAAGGAAGTCTAGGTTATTGGTAGAATTGGCTTTCTTAGGATATTTGCATGGCCAACTGAAATTTTTTCCCACTTCAAAATTATTGTTTCAGACCTCATTAAGTTGCTGTGCTTAGCACATGCATTTGAGctactttatttatagttttagaATATTGAAGATTTAGGTCATGATAGATAGTAACAATTAATAAACTAGCATCCATATCTTATACATCATGAAATTAATTGTTTGTAGTAACATAGTATTTCATTAACATAGTGAAGATTtcaagaactttgataaatgaaCTAAGATCATATGAAATTTCATTAATCCTTATTTAATGCTTAATACAAATGAAAATAAAACAATATGTCTAAACATATATTTTTCTTGTGTAAACTCCAAAGATCCAACATTTGAGAATGACAAAGTTCTCTTGAGAAGTACTGGCAAGTGTCTCCCAAGTCCATTTATTGAAAATGGATACTTGAAGAAGTATCCTAAACATATCTAAGAACTATACTGAAATGTTGTATCCAACATGTAATCAAAGCTATGCCATGTCAATTAAAATTATCCTTGTCTCATGACTCAATGGTTGTTAAGGTTGCAGATTTTGCTCAAGTAGGATGATACTAATTGctgtagataaaaaaaataaaaaaatatggatTTAAGCTGCAAATTCTACTTTGATTGTTAGTAGTTTCAAGTTCCAACTTCTATGATAGAGCACTTAATATTGATAGTCACATACAAGGATGGAAAATGGCTTTCCTCAGTATGGTCTTCTTGGGAATTCATTTTGCGTTTTTTTACCAAAAAATCATGGGTATTTAGATCTTCATTTATTTGTCTTTCATTgggttttttaaattttttcagaAGTTTGTACTTTTGGCAATGTATCATAATTTTTTCTGCTTGTGTTGTTTAACAGTGTGCCTTCTTGATGTTGTAACTTGTAATTAGGTACCACTACAATGTGGCGGATGCACGGTTGGCACAACATATAGAGAGGGGAAATGAAGATGGTCTGCTTATTAGTTGTGTTGCATCATGCTCCAATTTGTGGGCCATTATTATGGATGCAGGAACTGGTTTTACATCTCAAGTTTATGAGTTATCGCCATTCTTCCTTCACAAGGTATGATGATATTATAGGCGAACCTCTTGTTATTATTTAAGGTGCCATTATCAATTCAGAGAAGTGATGTAGGAATGGATCATGGAACAATGGGAGAAAAACTACTATATCACCTCTCTTGCTGGTTCCAACAATGGAAGTTCTCTTGTAGTAATGTCAAAAGGTTTGTTTCTTGTGTTGGAAATTTATTATTGTCTTTTGCATACTTAAAACTACTCAGCAATCCAAGACTAAACAATTATGCAGAATTCCAGCATATATTGGTTATTCCATAATGTATAGTGTAAACTGAAAATTAATGGTCATATAGAACTTTCAATGACCACTGTGTTTGTGGGCTTGGTAAAGATTTCGGTAGTTAATATTGGTTTTGAAAAGGAAAAATGAGTcttcttattttaatttaatgACCACTGTGTTTTTGGCCATGGTAAGGTTTAGGTTGTTAAAATGGTTTTGAAAAGAAAATAATGAGTCTGCTTACTTTAGTAAGTCTCACAGCCTGTCTTTACAGCTTGGAAGGCTTGAGCTTTATTTTGGTTCACCCCAACATTTCCCCCTTGTTCGACTATTGCTAAGTAGTTTTTGGATATCAAAGGGACCTCTCTAGATGGTAATCTTAATGTGGCCGATTTATCCTCTTTTGCAATCAGTTTTGCTACAGCACCTGCTGCGGTAGCTAATTGTCCACCCTttccaagtgtgatttctatgttatgtatggcCGTGCCCAAGGGCACATCGGCTGAagtatattcttttttttatcaataaaaatcccTCTCCAATCTGTACaagcttcttccaaagcataTGGCTTTCTAGATGTACATGACGATATCTAGACAGATGAATCTTATATTTAGGTagttaaaaattaaaatgattatgaaacaaaataatgggtCTGCTTATTCTAGCAAGCCTTACATTCTGACTCGAGTTTAGAAAACTTTCCCTCCATTAGAAAATTGGATTTCAATTTGGTAAGGTTTGTTAAGGTTAATAAGTCTAAATTGAATTTATCAAGAAAAGACGTTGGTCTCTGCTCAGGCTGAGAAAATTATGCACAAGTTGATATGTAAAATTGTTTATAATTGATTATTAGCCTTTTCCTATAAGCCATTCTTAGATGCAGGATTCGGCAAGTGTATTGCTCAGAAAATAGGAAAACAGCCGAATATGGACAGTGAAGAGATGCTAAAAGAACATACAATAGACAAAGAAGGTTATGAGGTCAGAGGAAAAGCGGAGAGGAGTAATTAGAGAATTGCACAAGTAGAAATGAGAGGGGTGCTGGACAAAGAAGCCTTCATATTTTGTGATCTAATTAAGTATAAAAATTGCCACAAGATTCTGCAGAGGTTT
It encodes the following:
- the LOC103970784 gene encoding casein kinase 1-like protein HD16, which codes for MPELRSGVRRRGRSPPTPAPPAVDRPLRNTRARAAAAAAAAKKPEPAGVAAGGSRRVRTRAAAPRPASAKGRQRVRSAKGRQILVEEEEGRESDRLKDVVLVEEEKRGKGLVSQAEEARGKEMMGDESGGLSANRAARQEEEGNTNPFPEKVQVGGSPVYKVERKLGKGGFGQVFVGRRVSGGIDRAMGPSALEVAIKFEHRNSKGCNYGPPYEWQVYSALGGSYGVPRVHYKGRQGDYYVMVMDMLGPSLWDAWNSSGQTMSSEMVACIAVESISILEKMHTKGYVHGDVKPENFLLGQPATPQEKKLFLVDLGLATRWKDASSGHHVEYDQRPDVFRGTVRYASVHAHLGRTASRRDDLESLAYTLIFLHRGRLPWQGYQGDNKSFLVCKKKMATSPEMLCCICPPPFKQFLEIVVNMKFDEEPNYSKLISLFDGLIGPNPAVRPINTDGAQKVGQKRGRLTIDEEDESQQRKKIRLGVPATQWISVYNARLPMKQRYHYNVADARLAQHIERGNEDGLLISCVASCSNLWAIIMDAGTGFTSQVYELSPFFLHKEWIMEQWEKNYYITSLAGSNNGSSLVVMSKGTQYTQQSYKVSESFPFKWINKKWKEGFHVTSMATAGSRWGIVMSRNAGFSDQVVELDFLYPSEGIHRRWDSGYRITSMGATWDQAALILSVPKRKPGDETQETLRTSAFPSAHVKDKWAKNLYLASICYGRTVS